One Capsicum annuum cultivar UCD-10X-F1 chromosome 2, UCD10Xv1.1, whole genome shotgun sequence genomic window carries:
- the LOC107859274 gene encoding uncharacterized protein LOC107859274 isoform X3 produces the protein MGTIAARLSPYLWRRTPINLQHRRFSTSSFGRDEQSIEQEAERKVGWLLKLIFAGTATVIGYQIFPYMGDNLMQQSVSLLEVKDPLFKRMGASRLARFAIDDERRMKIVEIGGAQKLLNMLESARDDRTRKESLKALFAISKSGM, from the exons ATGGGTACAATAGCAGCACGACTCAGTCCT TATCTATGGAGGCGAACGCCTATAAATTTACAACACCGGCGTTTTTCTACTTCCAGCTTTGGGAGAG ATGAACAGTCAATAGAACAAGAGgctgaaagaaaagtaggatggctcttaaaattaatttttgctGGGACTGCTACTGTTATTGGGTATCAAATTTTCCCATACATGG GAGACAATCTGATGCAGCAGTCTGTCTCACTTCTAGAAGTCAAGGATCCCTTATTTAAAAGAATGGGTGCGTCCAGATTAGCTCGTTTTGCTATAGATG ATGAAAGAAGGATGAAAATAGTTGAGATTGGTGGGGCTCAAAAGCTTCTGAACATGTTAGAGTCTGCCAGAGATGATCGCACGAGGAAGGAATCCTTGAAGGCTCTTTTTGCAATATCAAAATCAG
- the LOC107859274 gene encoding uncharacterized protein LOC107859274 isoform X2, protein MGTIAARLSPYLWRRTPINLQHRRFSTSSFGRDEQSIEQEAERKVGWLLKLIFAGTATVIGYQIFPYMGDNLMQQSVSLLEVKDPLFKRMGASRLARFAIDDERRMKIVEIGGAQKLLNMLESARDDRTRKESLKALFAISKSGSLQASE, encoded by the exons ATGGGTACAATAGCAGCACGACTCAGTCCT TATCTATGGAGGCGAACGCCTATAAATTTACAACACCGGCGTTTTTCTACTTCCAGCTTTGGGAGAG ATGAACAGTCAATAGAACAAGAGgctgaaagaaaagtaggatggctcttaaaattaatttttgctGGGACTGCTACTGTTATTGGGTATCAAATTTTCCCATACATGG GAGACAATCTGATGCAGCAGTCTGTCTCACTTCTAGAAGTCAAGGATCCCTTATTTAAAAGAATGGGTGCGTCCAGATTAGCTCGTTTTGCTATAGATG ATGAAAGAAGGATGAAAATAGTTGAGATTGGTGGGGCTCAAAAGCTTCTGAACATGTTAGAGTCTGCCAGAGATGATCGCACGAGGAAGGAATCCTTGAAGGCTCTTTTTGCAATATCAAAATCAG GGTCTTTGCAGGCTTCAGAATAG